A genomic stretch from Ammoniphilus sp. CFH 90114 includes:
- the nikA gene encoding nickel ABC transporter substrate-binding protein, translated as MSIIGKYRTRMTAVCGPLMLSAVLLLTGCGAQKQEAAGKAEPVAIQAEEKKEEMKKITVIRNFKAGSLDPHNSWETLRAGVVETLVRIDENLVLKPWLATSWENRDELTWVFTIRDGVTFQDGAKLDAAAVKASFERGMAASENLAKALKIASMEANGQELTIITTQPHAALPSELVNPYASVISVEAEKKMGTEAFNNAPVGTGPFTVKSFTPDIEIQLERYDKYWDGKAKINEVTFKFNEDPNVRALALQSKEADIVYSIPSETIDAIKQDTELAVESVPGLRVHFLLYNEQKPLLQDVKVRKAFDLLLNRDSIAHDIMLGNGTPANGPFNMKLPFANQEPVTAFNPTEAKKLLLEAGFTEGPDGKLMKDGKPLSMEIITYKARPELPLIAQLLQSDAAKIGVAIKIKTVENADTYSREKKDWDILTYSNLAAPRGDAGYFLNSALMPEGSLNAAGIEINELSQIVMELNATSDLDRRVKLAREAVKIINQEIPHSYAVFPNLIVGVNKRVVDWKPGAEEYYMVTNKMDVK; from the coding sequence ATGAGTATCATTGGAAAATACAGGACTAGAATGACTGCAGTATGCGGTCCGTTGATGTTGAGTGCTGTCCTTTTGCTAACAGGTTGTGGAGCCCAAAAGCAAGAGGCAGCGGGTAAGGCGGAACCAGTTGCAATTCAAGCAGAAGAAAAGAAAGAGGAAATGAAAAAGATAACGGTAATACGTAACTTTAAAGCGGGTAGCCTTGATCCTCATAATAGTTGGGAAACCCTACGAGCTGGTGTTGTAGAGACATTAGTTCGAATAGATGAAAACCTTGTGCTTAAGCCATGGCTAGCGACCTCATGGGAAAACAGAGACGAGCTAACGTGGGTATTTACGATTCGTGATGGAGTAACTTTCCAAGACGGAGCGAAATTAGATGCAGCGGCTGTTAAGGCTTCGTTTGAAAGGGGAATGGCTGCAAGTGAGAATTTAGCTAAAGCTCTAAAGATCGCATCGATGGAGGCTAATGGTCAAGAGCTAACGATCATAACCACTCAACCCCATGCAGCCCTGCCGTCAGAGTTAGTAAATCCTTATGCTTCTGTCATCAGTGTTGAAGCGGAGAAGAAAATGGGCACTGAAGCTTTTAATAATGCTCCAGTTGGAACAGGTCCATTTACGGTGAAGTCGTTTACACCGGATATTGAAATTCAGCTAGAGCGCTACGACAAATATTGGGATGGGAAAGCGAAGATCAATGAGGTGACCTTCAAATTTAATGAGGATCCTAATGTGAGAGCATTAGCGCTTCAGTCCAAAGAAGCGGACATCGTGTATTCCATACCTTCTGAAACAATCGATGCGATAAAACAAGATACGGAACTTGCGGTAGAATCTGTGCCAGGTTTAAGAGTACACTTCCTTTTATACAATGAACAGAAGCCTTTGTTGCAAGACGTTAAAGTACGAAAAGCATTTGATCTACTACTTAATAGAGATAGTATTGCTCATGACATTATGCTTGGAAATGGTACACCTGCCAACGGGCCATTCAACATGAAACTGCCGTTCGCTAACCAAGAGCCGGTAACGGCTTTTAACCCAACAGAAGCGAAGAAACTATTATTAGAAGCAGGCTTTACAGAAGGACCTGATGGCAAGCTAATGAAGGATGGCAAGCCCTTATCCATGGAAATCATTACGTACAAGGCCCGTCCAGAGCTTCCTTTGATCGCTCAACTATTACAATCTGATGCGGCAAAAATCGGGGTTGCTATTAAAATTAAGACAGTAGAAAATGCGGACACTTACTCCAGAGAGAAAAAAGATTGGGACATTCTCACCTATAGCAATTTGGCTGCACCCCGAGGAGATGCAGGCTATTTCTTAAATTCTGCTTTAATGCCAGAAGGATCACTTAATGCGGCAGGTATAGAAATTAATGAATTAAGTCAAATTGTAATGGAGTTAAACGCAACAAGTGATCTTGATCGTCGTGTAAAACTAGCGCGTGAAGCTGTAAAAATTATTAACCAAGAGATTCCTCACTCCTATGCTGTATTTCCAAACCTCATCGTTGGTGTAAATAAAAGAGTGGTAGATTGGAAGCCGGGTGCGGAAGAATATTATATGGTTACAAACAAAATGGATGTGAAATAA